One Mesorhizobium sp. J428 DNA segment encodes these proteins:
- a CDS encoding sensor histidine kinase: MRFFGRFRAIPVSYRVPILVALLMVAISAVISERVLDRLSRTQEAFIDGLAGSYLDGLTAAILPAVLRGDVWEVFDALDRSQKSYQALSPIEAVVTGADGKVIAATDPTRIPSFSALPEAYASRYGAHTVTFDREADTGFAFRDLVYQGQKIGAIHTAFDASHIFAERREILATLLVTNGVLAAIFSLGGFLLVRRMIEPMRVLEDHMRAAANGVAEPISSREFPSRGGEVASLFNGYNALVHAERERANFAMQLAEEEKLASLGRLASGMAHEINNPLGGLFNAIDTLKTHGRTPGVRDTSISLIERGLNGIREVVEAALATYRPERSARPLSADDLEDVRVLMKPELRRRRQRLDWRVDWPAEVAATIPGGPVRQAVLNLLLNASAATPEGGTIGLGVDRTTERLKISVSDEGPGMPRDSIAMLSDDDPGPAVRAGRGLGLWMVRRMVDACGGKASVDPRPSGGSVVTLILPIPEETRNERSHAA, translated from the coding sequence ATGAGGTTCTTCGGTCGCTTCCGCGCCATTCCGGTCTCGTACCGCGTGCCCATCCTGGTGGCACTCCTGATGGTGGCGATCAGCGCGGTGATCTCGGAGCGGGTGCTCGACCGCCTGTCCCGCACGCAAGAAGCCTTCATCGATGGTCTTGCCGGCAGCTATCTCGACGGATTGACCGCTGCCATTCTGCCGGCCGTTCTGCGTGGCGACGTCTGGGAAGTCTTCGACGCGCTCGACCGTTCCCAGAAATCCTACCAGGCGCTGTCGCCGATCGAGGCAGTCGTCACGGGTGCCGACGGCAAGGTAATCGCAGCCACGGACCCGACCCGCATCCCGTCCTTCTCGGCGCTTCCGGAGGCCTATGCGTCGCGCTACGGCGCGCACACCGTGACCTTCGACCGCGAGGCGGACACCGGCTTCGCCTTCCGCGACCTCGTCTATCAGGGCCAGAAGATCGGTGCGATCCACACCGCCTTCGATGCCTCTCATATCTTCGCCGAGCGCCGCGAGATCCTGGCGACGCTACTTGTCACCAACGGCGTCCTCGCCGCCATCTTCTCGCTCGGCGGCTTCCTGCTGGTCCGCCGCATGATCGAGCCGATGCGGGTTCTGGAGGATCACATGCGCGCGGCCGCCAACGGCGTTGCCGAGCCCATCTCGTCGCGCGAGTTTCCGTCGCGCGGTGGCGAGGTCGCGAGCCTCTTCAATGGCTATAACGCGCTGGTGCATGCCGAACGGGAACGCGCCAATTTTGCGATGCAATTGGCCGAGGAGGAGAAGCTGGCGAGCCTCGGACGCCTCGCCTCCGGCATGGCGCACGAAATCAACAACCCGCTCGGCGGGCTGTTCAACGCCATCGACACGCTGAAGACGCATGGGCGGACGCCGGGCGTGCGCGACACGTCGATCAGCCTGATCGAACGCGGGCTGAACGGTATCCGCGAGGTCGTCGAGGCGGCACTCGCGACCTATCGGCCCGAACGATCCGCCCGGCCGCTCAGCGCCGACGATCTGGAGGACGTCAGGGTGCTCATGAAGCCTGAGCTGCGCCGACGCCGGCAGAGGCTGGACTGGCGGGTCGACTGGCCGGCCGAGGTCGCCGCGACGATCCCCGGCGGCCCGGTGCGGCAGGCGGTCCTGAACCTGCTGCTCAACGCCAGCGCCGCTACACCCGAGGGCGGCACAATCGGCCTGGGCGTCGATCGGACGACGGAACGGCTGAAGATTTCGGTCTCCGACGAAGGTCCGGGCATGCCAAGGGATTCGATCGCAATGCTGAGCGATGACGATCCCGGACCTGCGGTGCGTGCCGGACGAGGACTGGGTCTATGGATGGTCCGCCGCATGGTCGACGCCTGCGGAGGAAAGGCCAGCGTCGATCCAAGACCATCGGGAGGGTCGGTCGTGACCCTGATTCTGCCGATCCCGGAGGAAACACGGAATGAACGCAGCCATGCTGCCTGA
- a CDS encoding arsenate reductase (azurin) small subunit has translation MDRCNKLVDVGRRQFLRGGALAAAATATSVALPAAPARAQVALARLDYPSNRLGNVADLKPNEPFDVTYPDENAPGVLLKLGTSVEGGAGPDGDIVGFSTICPHKGFPLNYVAADRTLNCPGHYSRFDCEAGGQQIWGQATQNLPQYALRVDEKGDIYAEGVDELLYGRLSNVL, from the coding sequence ATGGATAGGTGCAACAAATTGGTCGATGTCGGTCGCCGACAGTTTCTTCGCGGCGGCGCGCTTGCGGCCGCGGCCACGGCGACGTCAGTGGCTCTTCCGGCAGCGCCGGCAAGGGCCCAGGTGGCGCTCGCGCGTCTCGACTATCCGTCGAACCGCCTCGGCAACGTCGCCGACCTCAAGCCGAACGAGCCGTTCGACGTGACATATCCGGACGAGAACGCGCCGGGCGTGCTCCTGAAGCTCGGCACGTCGGTCGAAGGTGGCGCAGGCCCCGACGGTGACATCGTCGGCTTTTCCACCATCTGCCCGCACAAGGGCTTCCCGCTCAACTACGTCGCCGCTGACCGGACGCTGAACTGCCCCGGCCACTACTCCCGCTTCGATTGCGAGGCGGGCGGACAGCAGATCTGGGGCCAGGCCACGCAGAACCTGCCGCAATACGCGCTGAGGGTGGACGAGAAGGGCGACATCTACGCCGAGGGCGTCGACGAGCTTCTCTACGGCCGCCTGTCGAACGTGCTCTGA
- a CDS encoding PhnD/SsuA/transferrin family substrate-binding protein: protein MALLRAYLTEAIGEPVELVSRRTYQEITALLVAGQLHAAWICGYPYVQFKSDLDLVAAPSWHGKPLYQSYLIAAADRPVDRWEDLKGDIHAFSDPDSNSGFLVTRALLAENGLKPEGFFARTFYTYGHRNVIRAVASGLAQSGSVDGYVWDVTREMEPDLVNQTRIVRRSEWLGFPPVASPRALAGDPRIARLKAALTAMDRHEEGRKVLALLRLDGFVAAEPALFDTIAAKVDTVRRFG from the coding sequence CTGGCACTCCTTCGCGCCTACCTGACCGAGGCGATCGGCGAGCCGGTTGAACTGGTCAGCCGACGGACCTATCAGGAGATCACGGCGCTGCTCGTCGCGGGCCAGCTCCATGCGGCGTGGATCTGCGGCTATCCCTATGTCCAGTTCAAGTCGGATCTTGATCTCGTTGCCGCGCCGTCCTGGCATGGCAAGCCGCTCTACCAGTCCTACCTGATCGCCGCCGCCGACAGGCCTGTCGACCGATGGGAAGACTTGAAGGGCGACATCCACGCCTTTTCCGACCCGGACTCCAATTCCGGCTTCCTCGTGACCCGCGCGCTTCTGGCCGAGAACGGGTTGAAACCGGAAGGCTTCTTCGCCCGCACCTTCTACACCTACGGCCACCGTAACGTGATCCGCGCAGTCGCGTCGGGGCTTGCCCAGTCCGGCAGCGTCGACGGTTATGTCTGGGACGTGACGCGCGAGATGGAGCCGGACCTCGTTAACCAGACGCGGATCGTGCGCCGGTCCGAATGGCTCGGCTTTCCGCCCGTGGCCTCGCCCAGGGCGCTTGCCGGCGACCCGCGGATCGCCCGTCTCAAGGCTGCGCTGACGGCGATGGACCGTCACGAGGAGGGCCGCAAGGTCCTGGCGCTGCTGCGGCTCGACGGCTTCGTCGCTGCCGAGCCGGCGCTCTTCGACACGATTGCCGCCAAGGTCGATACTGTGAGGCGGTTCGGATGA